The Pseudomonas azadiae genome contains a region encoding:
- a CDS encoding DMT family transporter, protein MDVTMGLLAALLWGGTDFLVGLNARAVGVKRAVYFGQALGFLIMTLLLVILPSFLFKSLDAPLSVWLLGIAAALLTVSGALALSKAFALGKAAIVAPLVTSYGVVTTLLSWASGEHISLTQLGCIALCVIGVILSSLHKDNGEPHNNPRLSITYAMLASLLYGTSFWLQGRYTLPALGPITMLWLGYLVGLCVLVVMVLKIKDGLKIPPLKNCTTLTGASLMNLGGFSAFSWGAMTGSVAVVTVISTLSGGIAAILGFVFFKERLSAVQVLGVVLVLVGAVVLHIAH, encoded by the coding sequence ATGGACGTAACAATGGGCCTGCTGGCCGCGCTGCTCTGGGGCGGCACGGACTTTCTGGTGGGCCTCAACGCCCGCGCCGTGGGCGTTAAACGCGCGGTTTATTTCGGCCAGGCGCTCGGCTTCCTGATCATGACCCTGCTGCTGGTCATCCTCCCCAGCTTTCTGTTCAAATCCCTCGACGCGCCGCTGAGCGTCTGGCTGCTGGGCATCGCTGCCGCCCTGCTCACCGTCTCCGGCGCCCTAGCCCTGTCCAAGGCCTTCGCCCTCGGCAAAGCCGCCATTGTCGCGCCGCTGGTAACGTCCTACGGCGTGGTCACCACATTGCTGTCCTGGGCCAGCGGCGAACACATCAGTTTGACCCAGCTGGGCTGCATCGCCCTATGCGTGATTGGCGTGATCCTCTCCAGCCTCCACAAGGACAACGGCGAACCTCACAACAACCCACGCCTTTCCATCACCTACGCCATGCTCGCCTCGCTGCTTTATGGCACCAGCTTCTGGCTGCAAGGCCGCTACACCCTGCCGGCGCTGGGGCCGATCACCATGTTGTGGCTGGGTTACCTGGTGGGCCTGTGCGTGCTGGTGGTGATGGTGTTGAAGATCAAGGACGGCCTGAAGATCCCGCCGCTGAAAAACTGCACGACATTGACCGGCGCGAGCTTGATGAACCTGGGCGGGTTTTCGGCCTTTTCGTGGGGGGCGATGACAGGGTCGGTGGCGGTGGTGACGGTGATCAGTACGTTGTCAGGTGGGATTGCGGCGATCCTGGGGTTTGTGTTTTTCAAGGAACGCTTGTCGGCGGTGCAGGTGCTGGGGGTTGTGCTGGTACTGGTCGGCGCCGTGGTTCTACACATCGCGCATTAA
- a CDS encoding DUF1493 family protein, which produces MNLAPNFPEDPVMQQLLQLLHEEIGLPKHKTIRLQTSINFDLGCDGSEAKQLMEALEQEFALDLGDFDTYRYFNPPVFDVFLKRRAKGRGEKVPLTIGMLYLAIKTHSWDTQTLENLS; this is translated from the coding sequence ATGAACCTCGCCCCCAACTTCCCCGAAGACCCCGTCATGCAGCAACTCCTGCAACTGCTGCACGAAGAAATCGGCCTGCCGAAACACAAGACCATTCGCCTGCAAACCTCAATCAACTTCGACCTGGGCTGCGATGGCAGTGAGGCCAAGCAACTGATGGAAGCACTGGAGCAGGAATTCGCGCTCGACCTGGGCGACTTCGACACTTATCGTTACTTCAACCCGCCGGTGTTTGATGTGTTTCTCAAACGCAGGGCCAAGGGGCGCGGCGAGAAGGTGCCATTGACCATCGGCATGCTCTACCTGGCGATCAAGACGCACAGTTGGGATACGCAGACGCTGGAAAACCTCAGCTGA
- a CDS encoding DUF1493 family protein, producing MIEYLQWIIFIVLNFALDNKVKSQNVRKYLGLSTLAGGLICAIWLPYWINEIKLPSLPIGAILIGSGLYFDRNRHNRVRSTHPLLIAPTLNLAPYFPDDPVMLHLLQLLHENVGLPKHSTVTLNTSINHDLGCSSVEAKQLITALRQDLGMKLGDYQNGRYFKRPGFDAYLHYVDRGSEGKTPLTIGMLYQAIKAKRWDTLALEAKRCQKP from the coding sequence ATGATTGAATACCTCCAATGGATCATTTTTATCGTGTTGAACTTTGCTCTCGACAATAAAGTTAAATCTCAAAACGTCAGGAAGTATCTAGGCCTATCCACATTGGCTGGAGGGTTGATTTGTGCAATATGGCTCCCTTACTGGATAAACGAAATCAAACTGCCTAGCCTGCCAATAGGTGCCATTTTGATCGGCTCGGGTTTGTATTTCGACCGCAACCGTCACAACCGAGTCAGATCCACGCATCCACTGCTCATTGCTCCCACACTGAACCTGGCTCCTTACTTCCCTGACGATCCCGTCATGCTCCATCTCCTTCAGCTTTTGCATGAGAATGTCGGCCTGCCCAAGCACTCTACCGTCACCCTCAATACCTCAATCAACCATGATCTGGGTTGCAGCAGTGTCGAAGCCAAGCAACTGATCACAGCGCTTAGGCAAGATTTGGGCATGAAACTGGGCGACTACCAAAATGGCCGCTACTTCAAACGACCCGGCTTCGACGCCTATTTGCACTACGTAGACAGAGGCAGCGAAGGCAAAACCCCACTCACCATCGGCATGCTCTACCAAGCTATCAAGGCCAAACGCTGGGACACCCTCGCTCTCGAAGCCAAGAGATGTCAGAAGCCATGA
- a CDS encoding YhfG family protein yields MKHTLNSERWRIFYKKCDVVIANTDCTMKPAFVLENCAVEEMTFKQKQAYYKQIQRSNYLASLRLAGFDTKPSDVDNALPTRATVLARYLPCELDTSISARPEPQDG; encoded by the coding sequence GTGAAACATACGCTGAATTCGGAGCGCTGGCGGATTTTTTATAAGAAATGTGACGTGGTTATAGCGAACACTGACTGCACGATGAAACCAGCCTTTGTCTTGGAGAACTGCGCCGTGGAAGAGATGACGTTTAAGCAGAAACAGGCTTACTACAAGCAGATCCAACGCTCCAACTATCTCGCCAGCTTGCGTCTGGCAGGCTTCGACACCAAACCGTCCGATGTCGACAATGCGCTGCCAACCAGAGCCACGGTCCTTGCCAGGTACCTGCCTTGCGAACTCGACACCTCCATCAGTGCACGGCCTGAACCTCAGGATGGGTGA